The Siniperca chuatsi isolate FFG_IHB_CAS linkage group LG9, ASM2008510v1, whole genome shotgun sequence genome includes a region encoding these proteins:
- the LOC122881410 gene encoding potassium channel subfamily K member 5-like, which yields MADKGPFLTSCIIFYLSIGAAIFQILEEPNWKSATNQYTLQKENILKKYACLTKEGLDEILEIVSEAAGQGVTITGDIHRNSWDWANSVIFASTIVTTIGFGNVAPRTKSGRVFCILYGLCGIPLCLVWISELGSFFGDRAKRLSQVLIRKGVSVKKVQLTCTVIFLLWGLLVHLVIPPFVFMSVEGWSYLEGLYFSFITLTTVGFGDYVAGVNPNMEYPRLYRVFAELWIYMGLAWLSLFFSWNVNMVVEAHKVLKKRRHRHRRFYNEEPKPVEDKHNPYVKPTAIDIFNFPKEEDYSTVIKAIGATANKIKPAENINRSKSCSDILATYIQTLDHSPRHRRMISISEVFINAKAVVDKGEQDEVRSLMQESNGDPELAECVRTDNEQNKDSCAFDSETDGIIFTVPTKDATEVECVQHPDGGGTRFTISKVAEGDVLMDKDEKG from the exons ATGGCTGATAAGGGTCCGTTTTTAACTTCATGTATTATTTTCTACCTATCGATCGGGGCCGCAATATTCCAAATTCTTGAAGAGCCAAACTGGAAATCAGCCACAAACCAATACACCctacaaaaggaaaacattttgaagaAGTATGCCTGCCTAACAAAAGAAGGTCTGGATGAGATTTTGGAG ATAGTGTCAGAGGCTGCCGGCCAAGGTGTGACCATCACCGGGGACATACATCGCAACTCGTGGGACTGGGCAAACTCCGTAATCTTTGCTTCCACCATAGTCACCACTATAG GTTTTGGTAATGTTGCTCCCAGGACTAAAAGTGGCCGTGTGTTCTGCATCCTGTACGGTCTGTGTGGGATCCCCCTGTGTCTGGTATGGATAAGCGAGCTGGGTTCATTTTTTGGAGACCGGGCCAAACGTCTGTCCCAGGTTCTGATCCGTAAAGGCGTTTCAGTG AAAAAGGTGCAGTTAACCTGTACAGTCATATTCCTGTTATGGGGGCTGTTGGTGCACCTGGTGATCCCtccatttgttttcatgtctgtggAAGGATGGAGCTACCTGGAAGGCCTCTACTTCTCTTTCATCACACTCACAACAGTTGGTTTTGGAGATTATGTGGCAG GTGTAAATCCAAACATGGAATACCCCAGACTGTACAGAGTATTTGCAGAGTTATGGATCTACATGGGCCTGGCCTGGCTGTCTCTGTTCTTCAGCTGGAATGTCAACATGGTAGTGGAAGCTCACAAGGTGCTAAAGAAAAGAAGACACAGGCACAGACGCTTCTATAATGAGGAACCCAAGCCTGTAGAGGACAAGCACAACCCATATGTAAAGCCGACAGCTATCGACATCTTTAACTTCCCAAAAGAGGAAGACTACAGCACTGTCATCAAGGCGATTGGAGCtacagcaaataaaataaagcctGCAGAAAACATAAATCGCTCTAAGAGCTGCAGCGACATCTTGGCCACCTACATCCAGACCCTGGATCACTCACCTCGGCACAGACGCATGATCAGCATCAGCGAAGTTTTCATAAATGCAAAGGCTGTCGTAGACAAAGGTGAACAAGATGAAGTGCGTTCTCTAATGCAAGAAAGCAATGGAGACCCTGAACTTGCAGAATGTGTGAGGACGGATAATGAGCAGAACAAGGACAGTTGTGCATTTGATTCAGAAACTGATGGTATCATCTTCACTGTACCTACCAAAGATGCTACAGAAGTGGAATGTGTACAGCATCCTGATGGTGGGGGGACTAGGTTTACAATATCCAAGGTAGCAGAGGGAGATGTGTTAATGGATAAAGATGAAAAAGGGTAA